In Pseudomonas hamedanensis, a single window of DNA contains:
- a CDS encoding TldD/PmbA family protein, whose product MFDFHPQLKQRFAALRTGAEFFSLRYVRESGQYLSVRKNVAEPPSLSRDEGAMLTVRVNGVEAYAATNDLSQQGLQAALERAEQQARRLKPHALLDLREQPVSSDRADYFSPNLEQPFPSLSECFELLGAESASVPKDERLVNWQVSIGITHVEQIYLSSAGAELRQAQRFVYPSLDVTAYDGNDSQTRSLGRENFGQQGGADVISRCGLVGAGPQVADQALQLLLAPNTPQGPRDLLLMPDQMMLQIHESIGHPLELDRILGDERNYAGTSFVKTSDFGSLQYGSNLLNVTFDPGIPEELASYGHDDDGTAASKQFLIRDGLLLRPLGGALSQYRAGLDGVANSRACGWNRPPIDRMANLNIEPGDQTLEQMIGGIEHGILMSTNRSWSIDDARNKFQFGCEWGQLIEKGELKGVVKNPNYRAISAHFWKSLRAVGDANTVKVLGTPNCGKGEPNQVIRVGHASPACVFSNIDVFGGDA is encoded by the coding sequence ATGTTCGATTTCCACCCCCAGCTCAAGCAGCGCTTCGCTGCCTTGCGCACGGGCGCTGAATTCTTTTCCCTGCGCTATGTGCGCGAATCCGGGCAGTACCTGTCGGTGCGCAAGAATGTCGCCGAACCGCCGAGCCTGAGCCGGGACGAAGGGGCGATGCTCACCGTGCGCGTCAATGGCGTCGAAGCCTACGCCGCGACCAACGACCTGTCGCAGCAAGGCCTGCAAGCGGCCCTCGAACGCGCCGAACAGCAGGCACGCCGGCTCAAGCCGCATGCCCTGCTCGACCTGCGCGAGCAACCGGTCTCAAGCGACCGCGCGGATTATTTTTCACCCAACCTGGAACAGCCCTTCCCGTCCCTGAGCGAATGTTTCGAACTGCTCGGTGCGGAGTCCGCCTCGGTGCCCAAGGATGAGCGCTTGGTGAACTGGCAGGTAAGCATTGGCATTACCCATGTCGAGCAGATTTATTTGAGCAGCGCCGGCGCCGAATTGCGTCAGGCCCAGCGCTTCGTCTACCCGAGCCTCGACGTCACCGCCTACGACGGCAACGACAGCCAGACCCGCAGCCTGGGCCGTGAAAACTTCGGCCAACAGGGCGGCGCCGACGTGATCAGCCGCTGCGGCCTGGTGGGCGCCGGCCCACAAGTCGCCGATCAGGCGCTGCAATTGTTGCTCGCCCCCAATACCCCGCAAGGCCCGCGCGATCTGTTGTTGATGCCGGACCAGATGATGTTGCAGATCCACGAGTCCATCGGCCATCCGCTGGAGCTCGACCGGATTTTGGGCGACGAGCGCAATTACGCCGGCACCAGTTTCGTCAAGACCAGCGATTTCGGCAGCCTGCAATACGGCTCAAACCTGCTTAACGTAACTTTCGATCCGGGCATTCCTGAAGAACTCGCCAGCTACGGCCATGACGACGACGGCACTGCGGCGAGCAAACAATTCCTGATTCGCGATGGCCTGCTGCTGCGCCCATTGGGCGGGGCGCTGTCGCAGTATCGCGCCGGCCTCGACGGCGTTGCCAACAGCCGCGCCTGCGGCTGGAACCGGCCGCCGATCGACCGCATGGCCAACCTCAATATCGAGCCGGGCGATCAGACGCTGGAGCAGATGATTGGCGGTATCGAACACGGCATTCTGATGAGCACCAACCGTTCGTGGTCGATCGACGATGCGCGCAACAAATTCCAGTTCGGCTGCGAATGGGGCCAGTTGATCGAGAAGGGTGAACTTAAAGGCGTGGTGAAAAATCCCAACTACCGGGCAATTTCCGCGCACTTCTGGAAAAGCCTGCGCGCGGTCGGCGACGCCAACACCGTCAAGGTGCTCGGCACACCGAACTGCGGCAAGGGCGAACCGAACCAGGTGATTCGCGTCGGCCATGCTTCGCCGGCCTGCGTATTCAGCAACATTGATGTGTTTGGGGGAGACGCCTGA
- the betA gene encoding choline dehydrogenase — protein MSQEFDYIIIGAGSAGNTLATRLTEDEGVTVLLLEAGGPDHRLDFRTQMPAALAFPLQGRRYNWAYETDPEPHMDGRRMECGRGKGLGGSSLINGMCYIRGNAMDYDGWAKLPGLEDWSYLDCLPYFRKAETRDIGPNDYHGGDGPVSVTTPKAGNNPLFHAMVEAGVQAGYPRTEDLNGYQQEGFGPMDRTVTPNGRRASTARGYLDIAKKRSTLTIVTHALTDKILFEGKRAVGVRYLIGDAEERVEAKARKEVLLCSGAIASPQILQRSGVGPAKLLESLDIPVVHDLPGVGENLQDHLELYLQYACTQPVSLYPSLLWYNQPAIGAEWLFNGTGIGASNQFEAGGFIRSRPEFEWPNIQYHFLPVAINYNGSNGVKEHGFQAHMGSMRSPSRGRIQVKSKDPRQHPSILFNYMATEQDWQEFRDGIRLTREIMQQPALDAFRGREISPGIEVQTDEQLDKFIREHAETAFHPSCSCKMGTDEMAVVDGEGRVHGMQNLRVVDASIMPIITTGNLNAPTIMMAEKIADKIRGRKPLPRSNAAYYVANGAPVKGKPMRDITPVTQ, from the coding sequence ATGTCCCAAGAATTCGATTACATCATCATCGGTGCCGGCTCGGCCGGTAACACCCTGGCGACCCGTCTGACTGAAGACGAAGGCGTCACCGTTCTGCTGCTCGAAGCCGGTGGCCCGGACCATCGCCTCGACTTCCGCACGCAAATGCCGGCCGCGCTGGCCTTCCCGCTGCAGGGTCGTCGCTACAACTGGGCTTACGAAACCGATCCAGAACCACACATGGACGGTCGTCGCATGGAGTGCGGTCGCGGCAAGGGCCTCGGCGGTTCTTCGCTGATCAACGGCATGTGCTACATCCGCGGCAACGCCATGGACTACGACGGCTGGGCGAAACTGCCGGGCCTGGAAGACTGGTCCTACCTCGACTGCCTGCCGTACTTCCGCAAAGCCGAAACCCGTGACATCGGCCCGAACGATTACCACGGTGGCGATGGCCCGGTCAGCGTGACCACGCCGAAAGCCGGCAATAATCCGCTGTTCCACGCCATGGTTGAAGCCGGCGTGCAAGCCGGCTATCCGCGCACCGAAGACTTGAACGGCTACCAGCAGGAAGGCTTCGGCCCGATGGACCGCACCGTGACGCCGAATGGCCGTCGTGCTTCCACCGCGCGTGGCTACCTCGACATCGCCAAGAAGCGCTCGACCCTGACCATCGTCACCCACGCCCTGACCGACAAGATCCTGTTTGAAGGCAAGCGTGCGGTCGGCGTGCGTTACCTGATTGGCGACGCTGAAGAGCGCGTTGAAGCCAAGGCGCGCAAGGAAGTCCTGCTGTGCTCCGGCGCCATCGCCTCGCCGCAAATTCTGCAGCGCTCCGGTGTCGGCCCGGCGAAACTGCTCGAAAGTCTCGACATCCCGGTGGTTCACGACCTGCCGGGCGTGGGCGAAAACCTGCAGGATCACCTTGAGCTGTACCTGCAATACGCCTGCACCCAACCGGTCTCGCTGTACCCGTCGCTGCTCTGGTACAACCAGCCGGCGATCGGTGCCGAGTGGCTGTTCAACGGTACCGGCATCGGCGCCAGCAACCAGTTCGAGGCCGGCGGTTTCATCCGTTCGCGTCCGGAATTCGAATGGCCGAACATCCAGTACCACTTCCTGCCGGTGGCGATTAACTACAACGGCAGCAACGGTGTGAAAGAACATGGTTTCCAGGCGCACATGGGTTCCATGCGTTCGCCGAGCCGTGGTCGCATCCAGGTCAAATCCAAGGATCCACGCCAGCACCCGAGCATCCTGTTCAACTACATGGCCACCGAGCAGGACTGGCAGGAATTCCGCGACGGCATCCGCCTGACCCGGGAAATCATGCAACAGCCGGCACTGGACGCTTTCCGTGGCCGCGAAATCAGCCCGGGCATTGAAGTGCAAACCGATGAGCAGCTCGACAAGTTCATCCGCGAGCACGCTGAAACCGCGTTCCACCCGTCCTGCTCGTGCAAGATGGGCACCGACGAGATGGCCGTTGTCGATGGCGAAGGTCGTGTGCATGGCATGCAGAACCTGCGCGTGGTCGATGCCTCGATCATGCCGATCATCACCACCGGCAACCTCAACGCACCGACGATCATGATGGCCGAGAAAATCGCCGACAAGATCCGCGGCCGCAAGCCACTGCCGCGCAGCAATGCGGCTTACTACGTGGCGAATGGTGCGCCGGTGAAGGGCAAACCGATGCGTGATATCACCCCGGTTACTCAGTAA
- a CDS encoding TldD/PmbA family protein, which yields MNISKRQSDAFKVMVDWLRDSVREPEQFTLSYAAEASAFVRFNHAKVRQAGQVQQANVGLKLINDGRHADLQITLSGDQEADLQRLAEGLQQLRETLPLLPQDPYLLLNHNGWQSTHVQAHPLPDTEDVVAQICAAAEGLDLVGFYAAGPISRGFASSAGAFGWHEANSFNFDFSLFHENGEAVKASYAGHDWSDEGFARRFAQAREQLEFLGRPLRTLAPGQYRAYLAPAALEEIMGMLSWGGFSAQSIASKSSPLQKLYVGDHAFSPLVSLDEKVSESLSPAFSAEGYPRSDLRLIIEGQAGDQLVGSRSAAEYGLAANGAGGGEMPSALNMAAGDLSQEQILKELGTGLYISNLWYLNYSDQPAARMTGMTRFATFWVENGEIQAPVSTMRFDDSAYSLLGSQLEALTTERELLLSASTYSQRNTSSSLLPGALISRLTLTL from the coding sequence ATGAACATTTCCAAGCGTCAGTCCGACGCCTTCAAGGTCATGGTCGACTGGCTGCGCGACAGTGTGCGCGAGCCGGAACAATTCACGCTCAGCTACGCCGCCGAAGCCTCGGCGTTCGTGCGCTTCAATCACGCCAAGGTGCGCCAGGCCGGGCAGGTGCAGCAGGCCAATGTCGGCTTGAAACTGATCAACGACGGTCGTCACGCCGATTTGCAGATCACCTTGTCCGGGGACCAGGAAGCCGATCTGCAGCGTCTTGCCGAAGGCCTGCAACAATTGCGCGAAACCCTGCCATTGCTGCCGCAGGATCCGTATCTGCTGCTCAATCACAACGGCTGGCAGAGCACGCATGTACAAGCACATCCGCTGCCGGACACAGAAGATGTCGTGGCCCAAATCTGCGCGGCCGCTGAAGGTCTGGATTTGGTCGGTTTTTACGCGGCCGGCCCGATCAGCCGGGGTTTCGCCAGTTCGGCGGGTGCGTTTGGCTGGCATGAGGCCAACAGTTTCAATTTCGACTTCAGTCTGTTTCACGAAAACGGCGAAGCGGTAAAAGCCAGCTACGCCGGCCACGACTGGAGCGACGAAGGTTTCGCCAGGCGTTTCGCTCAGGCACGCGAGCAACTGGAGTTTCTTGGTCGACCGTTGCGCACGTTGGCGCCAGGACAATACCGCGCCTATCTGGCACCGGCAGCGCTGGAAGAAATCATGGGCATGCTCAGCTGGGGCGGCTTCTCGGCGCAGTCGATCGCCAGCAAGAGCAGTCCGTTGCAGAAACTGTATGTCGGTGATCACGCGTTCAGCCCGTTGGTGTCGCTGGATGAAAAGGTCAGTGAATCGCTAAGCCCGGCGTTTTCCGCCGAAGGTTATCCGCGCAGCGATCTGCGGCTGATCATCGAAGGCCAGGCCGGCGATCAACTGGTCGGTTCGCGCAGTGCAGCCGAATACGGTTTGGCGGCCAACGGCGCGGGCGGCGGCGAAATGCCCAGTGCGTTGAACATGGCGGCCGGTGATCTGTCGCAAGAACAGATACTGAAAGAGCTGGGCACCGGGCTGTACATCAGCAATCTGTGGTACCTGAACTACTCGGATCAACCGGCGGCGCGCATGACCGGCATGACCCGCTTCGCGACCTTCTGGGTCGAGAACGGCGAGATCCAGGCGCCGGTCAGCACCATGCGTTTCGACGATAGCGCCTACAGCCTGCTCGGTTCGCAGCTTGAGGCGCTGACCACGGAGCGCGAATTGCTGCTGTCGGCGAGCACCTACAGCCAGCGCAATACTTCGTCATCGCTGTTGCCGGGGGCGCTGATCAGCCGGTTGACCCTAACGCTGTAA
- the mdtD gene encoding multidrug transporter subunit MdtD, translated as MPNRPPLDAITARWLPWVVAIAFFMQSLDGTILNTALPAMASDLAEDPLRMQGVIIAYMLTVALLIPASGWIADRFGTKKIFFGAILLFSFGSLLCALSSSLSMLIGARVIQGLGGALMLPVGRLVVLRAYPRSELVRIMGFITIPGLLGPLIGPTMGGWMVEYLTWHWIFLINLPVGVIGCYAVWKFIPDLRGTERTRFDSLGFLLFGAAMILITIAMEGLGELHLPHLRVMLLLFAGMACLAAYWLRAGHIENPLFAPSLFKTRTFAVGILGNLFARLGSGALPFLVPLLLQVALGYSPSQAGMSMLPLAAAAMVAKWVARPLIERLGYRIVLTGNTLALGIMLASMGLVSEQTPYWLLLCLLAVLGAINSLQFTAMNTVTLIDLDDASASSGNSLLSVVAQLSLSLGVACAGALLGGFTAKVGNDGVETVLGAFQLTFVTVGIMAMLAATIFSQLSKEDGRRAKRPEEHIEH; from the coding sequence ATGCCCAACCGCCCGCCTCTCGACGCCATCACCGCCCGCTGGTTGCCGTGGGTGGTGGCCATTGCGTTTTTCATGCAGTCCCTCGACGGGACGATTCTCAACACCGCGCTGCCGGCCATGGCCAGCGATCTGGCCGAAGACCCGTTGCGCATGCAGGGCGTGATCATTGCCTACATGCTCACCGTGGCTCTGTTGATCCCGGCCTCAGGCTGGATAGCCGACCGCTTCGGCACCAAGAAAATCTTCTTCGGCGCAATTCTGCTGTTCAGCTTCGGCTCGCTGCTGTGCGCCTTGTCCAGCAGCCTGAGCATGCTGATCGGTGCACGGGTGATTCAGGGCCTCGGCGGTGCGCTGATGTTGCCGGTCGGGCGGTTGGTGGTATTGCGCGCCTATCCGCGCTCGGAACTGGTGCGGATCATGGGTTTCATCACCATCCCCGGCCTCCTCGGCCCACTGATCGGTCCGACCATGGGCGGCTGGATGGTCGAATACCTGACGTGGCACTGGATCTTCCTGATCAATCTGCCGGTCGGGGTGATTGGTTGTTATGCGGTGTGGAAATTCATTCCCGACCTGCGCGGCACTGAGCGCACACGCTTCGATAGCCTGGGCTTTCTGCTGTTCGGTGCGGCGATGATCTTGATCACCATCGCCATGGAAGGCCTCGGCGAACTGCACTTGCCGCACCTGCGGGTGATGTTGCTGCTGTTCGCCGGCATGGCCTGTCTGGCGGCGTACTGGTTGCGCGCCGGGCATATCGAGAATCCGCTGTTCGCGCCGTCGCTGTTCAAGACCCGCACCTTTGCCGTCGGCATTCTCGGCAACCTGTTCGCGCGTCTGGGCAGCGGCGCCCTGCCGTTTCTGGTGCCGTTGCTGCTGCAAGTGGCCTTGGGCTATTCGCCGTCCCAGGCCGGCATGAGCATGTTGCCGCTGGCCGCTGCGGCGATGGTTGCCAAGTGGGTCGCACGACCGCTGATCGAACGCCTCGGCTACCGCATCGTGCTCACCGGCAACACCCTGGCACTGGGGATCATGCTGGCGAGCATGGGTCTGGTCAGCGAACAGACGCCGTACTGGCTGCTGTTGTGCCTGCTGGCGGTGCTGGGGGCAATCAACTCGCTGCAATTCACGGCGATGAACACCGTGACGCTGATCGACCTCGACGATGCCAGCGCCAGCAGCGGCAACAGCTTGCTGTCGGTGGTGGCGCAGTTGTCGCTGAGCCTCGGCGTGGCGTGTGCCGGTGCGCTGCTCGGCGGCTTCACCGCCAAGGTCGGCAACGATGGCGTGGAAACCGTACTCGGCGCGTTCCAGCTGACCTTTGTCACAGTCGGCATCATGGCCATGCTCGCCGCGACGATTTTCTCGCAGCTGTCGAAGGAAGACGGCCGCCGCGCCAAGCGTCCTGAAGAGCACATCGAGCACTGA